The Paenibacillus sp. G2S3 region TTTTTTCCTTCTTGATCGTAACGATTTGCGGTGTCGTCTGGTATTCAGATGGAATTACACTTGGTACGACTGAGTATACTCCGTTTTCTTTGTTTGAAGTTATTGCTGTAATGGTTTTGCTTCTAGGTGCTTTAGCTATTCCGTTTGTGCGTTCCAGAATAACAGCCATTTTGTTAACAGGAATGGTTGGTTATATGGTTACTTTGCTGTTTGTTCTGTTCAGAGCGCCTGATCTGGCGCTTACGCAAATGATTGTTGAAGTGGTATCTGTTACATTGTTCCTATTATGTTTCCGGCATTTGCCTAGGCTGGAAAAAGAGAAGCTCAAACCTCGTGCGCATTTCCTGAAACTAATTATTTCCATCGGGATGGGCGTAACGATGACATTGGTTGCACTTGCTGCTCTAGGCAGTAGTCCGTTCGAATCCATCTCGAAATATTATGTGGAGAATAGCTATACTTTGGGTGGCGGTAAAAATATTGTCAATGTTCTGCTCGTTGATTTCCGCGGCTTTGATACCATGTTTGAAATAACAGTACTAGGCCTCGCCTCACTTGCTATTTATTCCATGATCAAGCTGCAGTTGGATGGAGAGGGTACAGCAGCCCAACTGAAGAGGGTTGTTCCCTATAATAAGCCTCGTTATTCCCGAAGTGATGATGTGTTACTGCAAGCGGTAGCTAAAGTAGCATTCGTTATCATTCTGATATTTTCGTTGTTTTTGTTTTTTGCCGGTCATAATAATCCGGGAGGCGGATTTATTGGGGCTTTGATGGCTTCTGCAGGTTTGGTGCTACTTGCTATTACTTTTGGGATGGATATGGTTGAGAAGGTGCTGCCTATTAATTATCGTAAGTTAATTGCGATCGGGATTTCAATTGCTTTTCTTACCGGGGTTGGCTCATTTATATTCGACGTACCCTTCCTGAGCCAAACGTTTGGATATTTCCAATTGCCGCTTATGGGCAAAACAGAATTAACCACTGCAATGTTCTTTGATCTTGGTGTTTATCTAGCTGTTATTGGTGTCACTATGAATATCATACTTACGATCGGGAGGGATAACTAATGGAGCTTGTTGTTGCCTTGGCGATCGGCGTATTGTTTTCCGTAGGGGTTTATCTAGTCCTTTCCAAAAGCTTGCTACGTATCCTACTGGGTACTAATTTAATTACCCATGGTGTTCATTTACTGCTACTGACGATGTCGGGTCTCAAGACAGGTGCTCCACCATTGCTAGGTGAAAAAGCGGAGGCGTACGTAGATCCGTTACCGCAGGCGCTCATTTTGACCTCTATTGTAATTAGTTTTGGAGTAACAGCATTCTTCATTGTTTTGGCATACCGGACTTACCGTTCGACGGGCACGGATGATGTGGAAGGAACCAAGGAGGAGAGACAATGAACAACTTGCTAGTGCTGCCTCTGCTGATTCCGGCCTTTACGGCAGTTATACTGATTTTTCTAAAAGAACGAGTGGATCTGCAACGTATTATCAGTGCCGTCAGTGTGTTTTTAAATATCTTGGTTGCTGGAATCATTGTGTACCAGGTAAGTACAAAGGGCATCCAGACCCTATATATGGGTGGATGGCTTCCACCTTATGGCATTGTGTTTGTTGCCGATATGTTTGCGGCCTTACTTGTGCTAGTCGGTGCTATTGTTGGTGCGGCATGTCTATTTTTTTCCTTCGCCAGCATTGGGGAAGAAAGAGAAAGGTTTTATTACTATCCGTTTTTCCATTTTCTATTAACTGGGGTATTTGGCTCCTTTCTCACCGGAGATTTGTTTAACTTGTTCGTCTGCTTTGAGGTCCTGTTAGTTGCCTCGTACGCTTTAATTGTACTTGGTGGCTCCAAAGGTCAACTGAGAGAGACGTTAAAATATGTATTAGTTAACGTGATTTCCTCTTCCTTGTTCGTAGCGACGCTTGCTTATTTATATGCCGCGACAGGAACGCTGAATATGGCACATCTATCTATGCGCGTGGCAGAGGCTGGACAAGGTGGTGTAATGAACGTCATTGCGGTCCTACTGCTGATCGTATTTTCGATAAAGGCAGGTTTGCTGCTCTTTTTCTGGCTTCCGGATTCATATAGCGCACCACCTGTGGCTGTTAGAGCACTGTTTGGGGCATTGTTAACGAAAGTGGGATTGTATGCAATTACGCGTACCTTTACATTGATTTTTATTCAAGAACCGGGACTCACCCATTCACTGATTGCCTGGATGGCGGGAGCGACGATGATCCTTGGTGCAATCGGTGCACTGGCTTATAACGATTTGGGCCGAATATTTAACTATAATATAATCATCAGCGTTGGATTTATCGCTTTTGGGATTTCTGTCGCGACTCAGGATTCGTTAAATGGTGTAGTGTTTTATTTAATGCATGACATGGTTGCCAAAGCATTATTATATTTCCTGGGCGGGATGATTATCTCAGCATCGGGCACTGACCGCTTAAAAGAAATGGGTGGTTTAATCCGACGCTATCCGTGGACCGGCTGGATGTTCTTCGTACTGACTTTGGCGTTGGTTGGTGTTCCGCCTCTTAGTGGTTTCGCTGGAAAAGTGATGATGGTACGTAGCGGATTTGGACAGAATCATGTGGCTCTGGCACTAATTGCACTTGCATCAAGCTTCATAGTGTTATATTCCTTAATCAAGGTATTCCAGCAGGTATTCTGGGGTGGCGAGAAAAGGGAAGAACAAGTCAAACCGCTTCATTATAAAGCTATGATGGCACCGGCAGCTGTTCTGTTCGCGATTGTAATTCTGATGGGTGTAGGTGCTGAGACGGTAAACGGATATGTCAGCCAAGCCGGAGCCGTACTGGCCGATCCAGCACTATACATTAACGCTGTCATGAAGGAGTAGATACTATGGCTTTTCAACTATTATTGAATTTCATGATAGCATTCCTGTGGATGTTTCTGCACAATGATTGGACTGGGCCACGTTTCGTCATTGGTTTCCTGCTCGGTATACTCATTCTGCTCGGAATGCGACGCTTTTGGCCCAGGTTATATCTTGGAAAAGTGTGGGCGATCATTAAGCTAATCCTGTTGCTGCTGCGGGAGCTGGTCGTTTCTAGTTATGTAGTGGTAAAAGCCGTTTTAAGACCGGAGCTTAATATACGTCCAGCTATCCTCAAATATACTACAGAGCTGAAATCGGATTGGGAAGTGGCAACGTTAATCACGATGCTCTGCCTCACTCCTGGATCGGTAGTGCTTGAAGTGTCGGATGATAATCGGACATTGTATATTCATGCTATGGATGTTGATGACCCTGCACAGTTCAGAGCAAATATACGTGATACCTTTGAGCGAGCGATACTGGAGGTGACCCGCTAATGATTCATTTTATTCTTATGCTATCCATTACGATCATGGCTTTAGCTATAGGCGTATGTGCTTGGCGTTTGGTGAAAGGACCTTCTTTACCTGACCGAGTCGCTGCACTAGATACGATTGGAATTAATCTGCTAGCAATGGTGGCCGTGTTATCTGTCTTTCTACAAACGCAGGCTTTTATAGAAATTATTTTGTTGATTGGAATACTTTCCTTTATTGGAACGACAGCCTTTGCCAGATATATCGAAAAGGGAGTGGTGCTAGAAAATGGAAATGATCAAGACTACAGGTGAGTTGCTGTTTGCCTTGTTAATTCTTATAGGGGCATTGCTTAGCGCTGTAAGTGCTATTGGTTTGATACGGCTACCTGATGTTTATCTAAGATCTCATGCTGCCGCTAAAAGTGCCACTCTTGGTGTTTTATGTGTCTTGGTTGGGGCATTTCTATATTTTGCATTTTTTCAGGATCATATTAGTGCAAAGCTATTACTAGGGATTGTCTTCGTATTTATAACTGCACCTTTATCCGCCCACCTAACAGGTAGATCGGCGTATCGCTCCGGTGTTCCTCATTGGGATCGAAGAATTCAGGATGATTTAAAAGAGGTGCTGGAGAAAGAGCAAGTTATACCAGTAACCCCTGAACGAGATGTACCTCAAGAACAAAGTTAGAACTGGGAATTAATTCTAATTTTCAATAACAGCAGCAAAAACTGTAACAAACCCGCGTCTACACGCGGGTTTGTTTTTTTTAGTGCGCCCAGCATGGGCGCTATCTATAGGGTTGAAGTCCCGAATGGCGAAGGCAGTAGTAGCCATTAGTCTAAGGCAAGGGTGTCCACCGTGAGGTGGAATCTGAAGGAAGCCGGCGGCAAATCTCCGGTCTGAGGAACACGAACTTCATATAAGGCTAGCGTACGTTGGGTGAGGTTGCTAAACAAACTAAAACCCTTACTGCCAAAGGTGTGCGAGAGTAAATGAAGCAGATAGATGGAGAGGAAGATAGCGTTCTTACCTGGGGAGATCTGTACGGAACGCGGAACAACTTCCGTAACCTTACCTGTGAAGGTAAGCTGAACGTACAGAAGTCAGCAGATGCCATAGTACGCCCCGTGGTGCAACACGGGCGGAAGGGCTGAACATGAAATAGGTATTTGTATATCCAGGCGTTCGAGATGAGTGATGAAAGCAGAAAAAAAAAATCCGTAAGGACCTAACTGAAGAAGGAAGCGGTGAATCCCGTGGGGGACTTCAGCAGGGCTGAATTCATCTTTGGCACAAGAGGAAGATGCAAATCACGTAAAGAGAGGTAAAAAAAAATGTTGGAGCAGTTGCTGTCACGGGAAAATCTTCTGCAAGCCTTAAAGCGTGTTGAAGCCAATAAAGGAAGCCATGGCGTAGATGGCATGTCCGTAAAATCCTTACGAAAACACATCGTACAAAACTGGCAAACCCTACGGCATGCGATAGAAGAAGGAACCTATGAACCGAGCCCCGTACGACGGGTCGAAATCCCGAAACCGAACGGCGGAGGTGTCCGGATGTTAGGGATACCTACCGTGACAGACCGAATGCTTCAGCAAGCCATTTCGCAGGTGGTAACCCCATTGTTCGATCCACAGTTTTCCGAGCACAGTTATGGATTTCGTCCCAAAAGGCGGGGACATGATGCGGTGAGGAAAGCTAGAGAATTCATGAAAGAAGGATATCGATTCGTAGTCGACCTAGACTTGGAGAAATTCTTTGACCGCGTCCACCATGACCGTCTTATGTTGAAGATTGCGGAGAAAGTGAAGGACAAGAAGGTCCTCTTACTTATTCGTAAATATCTTCAATCGGGCGTGATGGAGAATGGATTAGTAAAGCCGACATTAGAAGGAACGCCGCAAGGGGGGCCCTTGAGTCCGTTATTAACTAATATTGTACTGGACGAACTGGATAAGGAACTGGAGAAACGTGGACACCGATTTGTGCGCTATGCGGACGACTGTAATATCTACGTGAAAACTCCGAGAGCAGGTGAACGAGTCAAAGCATCCGTCACTGGGTTCATTGAGGGAAAGCTAAAACTCAAGGTAAACCAAGGCAAGAGTGCGGTAGACCGCCCCTGGAAACGGAAGTTTCTGGGTTTTATTTTTAGTGTGGACCAAGTGCCAAAGGTGAGGATAGCACAGCAATCCTTGCAGAAAGCGAAGGTTAGAATTCGAGAGATAACCTCTCGAAAGAAGCCGATGAAGATGGAAGAGCAAATCCAGAAACTAAACCAATATCTTATGGGATGGTGTGGGTACTTCTCGCTAGCGGATACACCAAGTAGCTTTCGAGACATGGATAAGTGGATACGAAGAAGGCTAAGAATGTGCCTATGGAAGCAATGGAAGAACCCGAGAACCAAAGTCAAAAGACTAATATCCTTAGGCGTACGCAAGGATAAAGCGGATGAGTGGGGAAATACCCGAAAAGGGTACTGGCGAATTGCAGGGAGTCCAATTTTGTCACGAGCATTGAATAACCGATACTGGGAAACCAATGGACTTAAGAGCTTAATGGACAGATACAACTTACTACGGAATATTTCATGAACCGCCGTATACCGAACGGTACGTACGGTGGTGTGAGAGGTCGGGGGCTCACCGCCCCCTCCTACTCGATTTCATGGAGTTTTATTTTTTGTTAACATCTCAACGAACCAATATTTTACCTTCTCCAGCGAGCCTGCGTAGCACCCTTGGAAGACACTCAATGTCTGCTTCAGGAATGTCTAATTGAATACCGTAATGGAAACAGTCCTGCTGTTCTCTATTCCATTTCAGGGTTCCTTCTAAGTAAATAGATTCATCCGTAAGATTCATTTCCATACCAATCCGTACTAGGTTATTTTCTGGATTAATGTTGAGGGGTAACGATAAGTGGCAGCCTGTTCGACTGATGTTGAACAACACAGCTCTTACAGGCTTAGAAGGCACCTGGATTCCGTTAATGCTAAGAATATGAAGATCAAGGGTTACAGGCTCTTTAAGGGTGTATCGAAAAGGTTCAGTTCTGCGATTAGTGTTCATATGCTCCTCCATACTTTTCCATCTACTATAAATTATCGACAGGAAAAGAGGATTAGTTAAGAGTTATTTAACATAATAACTCTTCAAAGTTATTAAGCTGCATAACTGGTTTTTGATTTTATCGCAACAATGTAAGTATTTCTTTTACAGAATTATCTACAAAGGATCTTTCAGGACGAGATTTCATGAACACGGTAAGTCCAATTAATGATATGACTAGTGTCTGCGCTAAACTTTTTGCGTTAATAGCGGGATCAAGCTCACCTGAGCGCAAACCTCGATCAATCGTTTCTTGAAAGATTACGGAGAGATACATCTGATGTTCTCTAGTTAGGATCTCAAATTTCTCATCGTGGGGTGAAAGCTCAACCATCGAATTGATGCAAAAGCATCCCCAGTTAGGATGTTGTCCATATTCTTTTACAACCATATTTTCGAAAAAGGCACGGAAAGCCTCTTTAACAGAAGAACTGTTTTGGAGCTTGTTACGAACATTGGCAGCATGAGAACTCGTATATTTCCGCAACGCAGCTTCAAATAGACCTTTTTTGTCTCCGAAGGTTGAGTAGATGCTAGGCCGCTGAATACCCATTCTTGATGTCAGGTCGCTTAAAGAGGTAGCCTCGAACCCTTTTTCCCAAAATACTTGCATTGCTGCATCCAATGCTTTTTCCTCATCAAACTCGCGTGGTCGAGCCATAGTAATTCCCTCTTTTCGTATCGAACGGTATGATACTATTTTATTGTGTACAGATTATTATGTCAAATACGAAAGGGATCTCTAAGTAGTTAGTTTCTACTTAAGCTTGTCCTATAAAGTAATCTGTTGACAGTTATCTTTTTTTGGAGTTATATTTGTCAAACATAATTAAGTACCGATTGGTATGTAATTTATGAATTTGATAAAAGTTAATCTTAGGGGGCGTTATCTTTGGGGGAATCTGTTAAGGAATCGAAAGCTATTATAGCGGATCAAACAGACAAAAAAGCTGAAAAGGTACAAGGAGGGGTTAGAGCATCGGAATCCGTGCCCATATCATTAATTTCTCGTAATGTGGCACTCTTATTTTCCATCGCCTGCGGAATAGTAGTGGCTAACATATATTATGCGCAACCTTTGCTGGACGCTATTTCGAACGAGTTTGGTATTTCTCATTCATTCGTCGGAGTTGTTATTACAATCACTCAAATTTTTTATGCACTTGGACTGTTATTGCTAGTGCCTTTGGGCGATTTATTAAATCGACGTTGGCTGATTGCAGGACAGATGCTGCTATCCGTATTGGCCTTGATTGTTGTTGGTACTGCCACCAGCAGTATGGTGTTATTCATAGGAATAGCAGTGGTTGGGTTTCTTGCTGTAGTGACACAGACGCTCGTTGCGTTCGCGGCAACTTTAGCTGCTCCAGTCGAACGTGGACGTGTCGTTGGTGTTGTGACAAGTGGAATCGTAATTGGTATTCTACTGGCACGAACATTCGCTGGCTTATTAATGGATTTAGCAGGCTGGCGTTCTGTCTACCTTGTTTCTGCGGTATTAACACTAATCATGGCATGTGTATTGTTTCGGGTGCTGCCACATTATGAGCACAAAAGAGAGTCATTATCTTACCTACAGTTGATTCGTTCAATGTTCACATTGTTTGCTCAGGAACGAACCCTTAGAATCCGCGCTGCATTAGCCATGATGATTTTTACTGCTTTCAGTATATTATGGACTTCTCTGGTATTACCGCTCAGCGCCCCACCGTTTTCTCTTTCACATACTGCGATTGGAGCATTTGGTCTCGCAGGTGTTGCAGGGGCGCTAGCGGCAGCGCGAGCAGGTCGCCTCGCCGATCGAGGTTTAGGACAGAAGACCACCGGAGTGGCCTTGATTCTTTTGCTCATATCATGGTTGCCAATAAGTTATGTTCAAAATTCGCTTCTTGCATTAATCGTTGGTATTATCCTTCTTGATCTTGCAGTGCAAGCCGTACATGTCACCAATCAGAGCATGATCCTTACTTTGCGACCAGAGGCACGTAGTAGGCTTACTGCCGGTTACATGATTTTCTATTCCATTGGCAGCGCCACTGGGTCGATCGCATCTACCAGCATCTATGCTTACTTCGGCTGGAACGGAGTGAGTTTGTTAGGTGCAATAGTAAGTGCTCTGGCTCTTCTTTTTTGGTCATTAACAAAGGAGTAACCCGAAGGGATGAGATATTCGTACGAAAAAATTATAGCGCTGATCTCGTATAATTAGATGCAATTTCTAAGTCTTAACGCTCCTGCCAGGGTTATAGTGTTTCATCTCACCTGGCCGTGGGAGCAATTCGAAAAGGTTAATTCCACATGAAGAATAAACAAAAAGCTCAATTAGAAACTACATCTGTTGTTGAATTAGGGAGGGGGTCTTCTGGTGAAATGAATTCGTGAATGATTTGACGGAAGTAATCGTGATTATCGTAGCTATTGTACATACGCCAGGCCATTGTTTCTGAATTCCCAAAAAATAACCGCTCAAATTGGGTTTGGCGGCCACCGAATGCACCCGCTCCTAGTTCCCATGCGACCCGGAATAAGGCATTTCGGTACCGAGCATCCGAGACATTACCCTTCAAATACTGATGGAGGTATGAACCGGCACTTGAACTGAAGTCCGATTCAGAGGTGATCATGATAAGCCCGCTTGAACTGAGATTTTGAACCATTTCAACCATCTTCGGATAAAACTCTGAAAAGTGAATGGTTGAAGCTAGAAGGGGGCCTTTATCGGGAACAAGAAATCCAAATTTATCATGGGATGCCCCTAATTCAGAAGCCAGTCTTAACGCCCTGAATGTTTCTAGAAACGTTAGTATTCTTGAAATAGGCAGAATAGTGAAGGGCTCAAGGACGACATTTTGTTCTTCCGCTAAAGACTCTAGTACACCAAGAAAGAACTCAGTCTTTGCAATATAGCGGGTGATGATTTGGTGACCAATATGGGTATGAAAGTGACTCTCACCGAACAATCGGGCACAGTAGATCTCATCTCCGTAATAAAATATACGATCATGAGGGATGAGTACGCGGTCAAATATAACAAGCGTATCCATTTCCTCATATCTAGAACTTAAGGGATGATCGTAAGATGATGGGTCGGAGTAACTTTCACGGCAAAAAAAAGTCATCCCAGGCAGATCATTAGGCACTGCAAAGGCAAATGCGAAGGGATTATCATCATCTACAAGGGATGGTGAAGGAGTAGGAAATACTAGCATTTCATCGCATGTAGCCCCTTGTGTTGCCATCATAAAAGCACCGGTTACAATCATCCCTTCGTCCTTGATTTCTACAACTTTAGCAGCGATAGAATCCTCTGTAGCATCAACCTGACCGGATATTTTACTTGCTTGAGGCTGGATGAATGCATGGGATAAAGTAATGTCATGATCTCGGCAGTAGGCATAGTATTTCCTGAGGTTCTCAGCATATTTAGGATGAAGGTCCTCAAGGATATCGGCAGCAGTAAACAGAGACATGATCGCCGTATTCATATAATCTGGGGAGCGTCCTAAAAAACCGTGATGTCTGTTTGACCAAAGTTCAATCATTTTTCTTCGACGTTCTAAATCTTCAACACTTTTGGGTGGGAGAAAAGATAGACCAACAAGCTCTCCAGTATCAGGCGAAGGGTAGGTCATCTGCGCTAAATAACGTTCATCACACTGCATGCTGTACATTTCGGCTTGTGTTTGTATGAGGCCTTGAAATGCAGGATGCTTGGATAAGGGGCCTTCGATACGCGTTCCTTTGTACCAGATATTGATATTTTGCCGGTCGATTCGTTCGATGTATTGATCACCTGTTTTAATAGGCACACGTTCCACCTCTTTGGAAAGCTGTATTATTGTTTTTAATGTACGTAATGATATTTCTTCTTGTACATTGTCCATACACCTCATCTGCGTTCATTGTTAATAGTGGTTCGTATTGTTACGTTCACACGGCTTACATTCAATTGAACTTGGATCAAGTGAATCGCAGCTGCCCGAATGGGAAGTGTTCCTCTTGTGACTTTTTAAGGTTGACATAAACGAGACTTACTTGTATATTTTTGGCATTGGATTACAAATGTAGTCATACGGTGGATAGAAAGGCGGATAGGATTATGTCTACGGAAATTCCAAAAATCTCGGATGCCGAGTGGGAAGTAATGAAGGTGCTGTGGACTGGAGCTCCGCGCACGGCAGGAGAGATTGTTGAAGCTCTGGAGGGCAGCCGGGATTGGAACCCTAAGACGGTACGGACGCTGATTAAGCGCCTGACAGAGAAAGGGGCCGTCGGTTACAACCAGACAGGAAGGGTGTATACGTATTACCCACTGGTGCGGGAAGAGGAATGCGTCCAAACAGAGACACAATCTTTTCTTAAGCGGATCTACGGTGGAACGCTACGCCCGATGCTGGTCAACTTTTTACAGGATGAGAAGTTGTCCCGAGAAGATATTGAAGAATTGAAGAGAATTTTGGATGAGCGAAAGGACTGAGCCGCTTGCTGGAAGCTGCATACAATCTGTTCGTTAAGATATTGTCACTATCCGCTATGGCGAGCGTGCTGGCTTTGCTGATCCTGGCGACCCGGTGTTTATTTAAGAATCATTTGAAACCGACCTGGACGTATCTTCTGTGGATGCCGCTGATCGTAAGGTTAGCCATACCTTGGACACCAGAAAGTACGTTCAGTATTTTTAATTTGTTGTCGCTGGAGAAAGAAGCAGCTCAGACTACCTATATTCCTTCTGCGCAGACGTATGTAGGTGGTTTGCCTGTGCCCGGGATGAACATTCAAGAGCTGGACTCGACCACGGTCGCTGAAAAAACAGGAACAGGAACTTTAAAGCAAGCTGCGGCATCAGAGAGTATGACACAGGTGACTCCGAAAATATCCGATCCTTCTGAGACGTCAAATGCAGGTTGGACGCCGATGCATTTGCTGGTTCTGGTGTGGCTTAGCGGAGTAGTGGCGGTGCTGGGACTGTCCGTTCGTGAGCAATTGAGATTCGCGGCACGGGTTCGTTGGGAACCGGAGATTCATTCCGCAGATATCCTGCTGCTGTTCGAAAGCTGCCAGCGGGAGATGCAGATGTGGCTCCCGGTGAAGCTGATCGAGACGAAGCAGATTGCTGTTCCAACATTGCTTGGCGTTATGCGCCCCAAGCTGCTGCTGCCGATAACCATGTTGCACACGCTGGAGGCAAACGAACTGCGCCATATATTTCTGCATGAGCTGGCGCATGTGAAACGTCGTGATATTTCACTGAATCTGTTGACAGCTCTGCTGCTGGCCTTACATTGGTTCAACCCGTTTCTTTGGTATGCCGTTACCCAAATGAAACGGGATCAAGAGGTTGCCTGTGATGCGCTGGCTTTAAAGCATCTTGCATCGGAGCACCACAAAGACTACGCACGGACTCTTCTTAAACTATTGGAAACATTGACTGGTCCAATCCGAGTGGCTGGTGCAGCCGGCATTTCAAGCAGCAAAAAGGAAATGGAAAGAAGGATAGCCATGATCACCAGGCATAAAAAAAACACAACAAAAAACACGTTGTTAGGCCTAGCTGTAATTATGGTTTTAAGTGGCTGTACCTTGACAGGGGCAAAGCTGAGTTCTACATCAGCGCCTGAGAAGAGTGTTGTTATCCCGTCATCTTCTCAGGCTAAAGATACACCTGCAATCGATTCTAAAGGAACCCTATTAGCGGAGAAGAACGGAATTACTGTAACTGCAAAGCCCACGGCTGAGCATGCACTTTTGCATGAAGTCACGATAGATGTACGTGGTGAAGTTAGCAGAACGTTTTTGTGGGATGCCGCTGAAGATGAAACGCGGCCTCCCTCCATTGAAGAAGCGGATCTTAATGGGGATGGTACTAAAGAAATCTTTATTCGTATTACTACCGGCACTGGAACAGGGCTCTCAATGAGTGAGATTCATGTGCTCAAGCCTGTCACTCTGGAAGAGCTTGTGGTAGAGGATCCGGTCGAGGCGCTAAATCGGAGGCTGAAATCCTCCATTACACACCGGAATAACCACACCTACGTATCCGCTGAACTAGACGGTAAGCATTTGACTAAAGTATATGATTACACTGAAGGAGCTTGGGGCGAGAAGATTGGTTTTGGCGCCGTAGTTTCGTATGAACTGGTAGGAGATCGTATTGTAGCCCGTTTGGCAGGTGCAGCATCCATCTCTGAGTTTCCGCTTGAAGTTATTGTCGTTTACGGCAAGGAACTGACCATTGAGAGCGCACAGATGTACTATGGCTCGTTTATTTCTCCTCCGCTTAGTGAACAGGATATTAAGTCCTTACTGGAAAAAAAGCTCCCTGCTAGCGGCTGGACTTTTGCTAAAGAAGGCGATCAATACAGGATTGATTTTATGGATCCACCGGATGGCGTAGGGGAAGGCCTTAGCTATAAAATTAATCCGCTTACCGGAACGGTTCATGATGTAACTTCTGGCAGTCCAGTAAGAAGCCTTGTGAATCGAGAAGCAATAGATCTGTGGGACATATCTAACGGTACGGAATACCAGAAGGAGCTGTATAAGTTACTTCAGCCAATCTTTGATACAGAAGGCTTCGAGTCAACAGATGTGGATTGGATTTCCGGCTTTATTGGAGATGGTTATTTGTTCAGTAATGTTAGGCAAGGCGGCAGGGAGTTCACGATAAAAGTGGATGTCTTCACCGGTCAATGGGAAGAGATTGCAGACCCGTATAAATAGTTATGTCGATGTTGAAGAAC contains the following coding sequences:
- the mnhG gene encoding monovalent cation/H(+) antiporter subunit G, with product MEMIKTTGELLFALLILIGALLSAVSAIGLIRLPDVYLRSHAAAKSATLGVLCVLVGAFLYFAFFQDHISAKLLLGIVFVFITAPLSAHLTGRSAYRSGVPHWDRRIQDDLKEVLEKEQVIPVTPERDVPQEQS
- a CDS encoding Na(+)/H(+) antiporter subunit F1; translation: MIHFILMLSITIMALAIGVCAWRLVKGPSLPDRVAALDTIGINLLAMVAVLSVFLQTQAFIEIILLIGILSFIGTTAFARYIEKGVVLENGNDQDYR
- a CDS encoding PilZ domain-containing protein, whose product is MNTNRRTEPFRYTLKEPVTLDLHILSINGIQVPSKPVRAVLFNISRTGCHLSLPLNINPENNLVRIGMEMNLTDESIYLEGTLKWNREQQDCFHYGIQLDIPEADIECLPRVLRRLAGEGKILVR
- a CDS encoding TetR/AcrR family transcriptional regulator, with product MARPREFDEEKALDAAMQVFWEKGFEATSLSDLTSRMGIQRPSIYSTFGDKKGLFEAALRKYTSSHAANVRNKLQNSSSVKEAFRAFFENMVVKEYGQHPNWGCFCINSMVELSPHDEKFEILTREHQMYLSVIFQETIDRGLRSGELDPAINAKSLAQTLVISLIGLTVFMKSRPERSFVDNSVKEILTLLR
- the ltrA gene encoding group II intron reverse transcriptase/maturase, producing the protein MLEQLLSRENLLQALKRVEANKGSHGVDGMSVKSLRKHIVQNWQTLRHAIEEGTYEPSPVRRVEIPKPNGGGVRMLGIPTVTDRMLQQAISQVVTPLFDPQFSEHSYGFRPKRRGHDAVRKAREFMKEGYRFVVDLDLEKFFDRVHHDRLMLKIAEKVKDKKVLLLIRKYLQSGVMENGLVKPTLEGTPQGGPLSPLLTNIVLDELDKELEKRGHRFVRYADDCNIYVKTPRAGERVKASVTGFIEGKLKLKVNQGKSAVDRPWKRKFLGFIFSVDQVPKVRIAQQSLQKAKVRIREITSRKKPMKMEEQIQKLNQYLMGWCGYFSLADTPSSFRDMDKWIRRRLRMCLWKQWKNPRTKVKRLISLGVRKDKADEWGNTRKGYWRIAGSPILSRALNNRYWETNGLKSLMDRYNLLRNIS
- a CDS encoding Na+/H+ antiporter subunit E, which codes for MAFQLLLNFMIAFLWMFLHNDWTGPRFVIGFLLGILILLGMRRFWPRLYLGKVWAIIKLILLLLRELVVSSYVVVKAVLRPELNIRPAILKYTTELKSDWEVATLITMLCLTPGSVVLEVSDDNRTLYIHAMDVDDPAQFRANIRDTFERAILEVTR
- a CDS encoding Na+/H+ antiporter subunit D; translated protein: MNNLLVLPLLIPAFTAVILIFLKERVDLQRIISAVSVFLNILVAGIIVYQVSTKGIQTLYMGGWLPPYGIVFVADMFAALLVLVGAIVGAACLFFSFASIGEERERFYYYPFFHFLLTGVFGSFLTGDLFNLFVCFEVLLVASYALIVLGGSKGQLRETLKYVLVNVISSSLFVATLAYLYAATGTLNMAHLSMRVAEAGQGGVMNVIAVLLLIVFSIKAGLLLFFWLPDSYSAPPVAVRALFGALLTKVGLYAITRTFTLIFIQEPGLTHSLIAWMAGATMILGAIGALAYNDLGRIFNYNIIISVGFIAFGISVATQDSLNGVVFYLMHDMVAKALLYFLGGMIISASGTDRLKEMGGLIRRYPWTGWMFFVLTLALVGVPPLSGFAGKVMMVRSGFGQNHVALALIALASSFIVLYSLIKVFQQVFWGGEKREEQVKPLHYKAMMAPAAVLFAIVILMGVGAETVNGYVSQAGAVLADPALYINAVMKE
- a CDS encoding MFS transporter, with product MPISLISRNVALLFSIACGIVVANIYYAQPLLDAISNEFGISHSFVGVVITITQIFYALGLLLLVPLGDLLNRRWLIAGQMLLSVLALIVVGTATSSMVLFIGIAVVGFLAVVTQTLVAFAATLAAPVERGRVVGVVTSGIVIGILLARTFAGLLMDLAGWRSVYLVSAVLTLIMACVLFRVLPHYEHKRESLSYLQLIRSMFTLFAQERTLRIRAALAMMIFTAFSILWTSLVLPLSAPPFSLSHTAIGAFGLAGVAGALAAARAGRLADRGLGQKTTGVALILLLISWLPISYVQNSLLALIVGIILLDLAVQAVHVTNQSMILTLRPEARSRLTAGYMIFYSIGSATGSIASTSIYAYFGWNGVSLLGAIVSALALLFWSLTKE
- a CDS encoding Na(+)/H(+) antiporter subunit C, with translation MELVVALAIGVLFSVGVYLVLSKSLLRILLGTNLITHGVHLLLLTMSGLKTGAPPLLGEKAEAYVDPLPQALILTSIVISFGVTAFFIVLAYRTYRSTGTDDVEGTKEERQ